One Deltaproteobacteria bacterium DNA window includes the following coding sequences:
- a CDS encoding purine-binding chemotaxis protein CheW, which translates to MKRPYITFTLADEEFGIPVDDTREVAELSAIHRLPELPDFLHGVMQLRGHSVLVMDLRKRFGLATHTRPHTARVLIIKVQEMVLGLVVDRVNGVLEIDFCNVDTTEKLGAGHFSAGTVTGIFQMEERMIFLLSPAKLLNPEEQGRLTQMTPMAGPMAG; encoded by the coding sequence ATGAAACGACCCTACATCACATTCACACTGGCAGACGAAGAGTTCGGCATCCCCGTAGACGATACCAGGGAAGTGGCTGAATTGTCAGCCATTCATCGATTACCCGAGCTTCCGGATTTTCTCCATGGGGTGATGCAACTCCGTGGTCACAGTGTCCTCGTCATGGACCTGCGCAAACGCTTTGGCCTTGCGACCCACACAAGACCGCACACGGCGCGGGTGCTCATTATCAAAGTTCAAGAAATGGTGCTGGGCCTCGTGGTAGATCGGGTGAATGGGGTCCTCGAGATCGATTTCTGTAATGTTGATACGACCGAGAAATTGGGGGCCGGACATTTCAGCGCGGGAACGGTCACGGGAATTTTTCAAATGGAGGAGCGGATGATTTTCCTTCTCAGCCCGGCCAAACTTCTTAACCCCGAAGAACAGGGCCGACTCACCCAAATGACACCGATGGCAGGGCCCATGGCAGGATAA
- the cheB gene encoding chemotaxis-specific protein-glutamate methyltransferase CheB — MEVIRILVVEDSPLVATILKGLLGSDPDLLVVGVARDGEEALRLIPRVKPDLITMDLYMPGMNGVEATRRIMIEYPTPILILASALTGEKKVEAFQAMAYGALDLIGKDLYNGDEIDETTRKTLIDKIKHLARVTVSRRSPTLIPKTSPLSRKPLRSAEGTTQIPRRDTSEKLIGIVSSTGGPAILAALFSKLPADFPAPIAVVQHVMPDFCAGLVAWLNEQTPLSVKLATDNDLLRAGNIYLAPPDIHMGLNSFHRVQLRQGPPLEFVKPSGTLLLNSIAENYRSLGMGIVLTGLGVDGALGLKAMRDAGGYTIAQDEASSVACWMPREAVRLGAASCVVPADEIADKMIGWVKQK, encoded by the coding sequence ATGGAGGTCATTCGCATCCTCGTTGTCGAAGATTCACCCCTCGTCGCAACCATCCTGAAGGGCCTGCTGGGCAGCGACCCGGATCTTCTCGTGGTTGGAGTTGCCCGAGACGGCGAAGAAGCGCTGCGTTTAATTCCGCGCGTGAAGCCCGATCTCATCACGATGGATCTTTATATGCCGGGCATGAATGGGGTGGAGGCCACGCGACGCATTATGATCGAATATCCGACTCCAATTCTTATTCTGGCATCGGCGTTGACCGGAGAAAAAAAAGTAGAGGCCTTCCAAGCCATGGCCTATGGGGCGCTCGATCTCATCGGCAAAGATTTGTACAACGGAGATGAAATCGATGAAACCACCCGCAAAACCTTGATTGACAAGATCAAGCATCTCGCACGCGTAACCGTTTCCAGGCGATCCCCCACCCTCATCCCAAAGACATCCCCACTCTCCCGTAAGCCGCTCCGCAGTGCGGAGGGGACGACGCAAATCCCGAGGAGGGACACCTCGGAAAAACTGATCGGGATTGTCTCCTCCACAGGTGGCCCGGCAATACTTGCGGCACTTTTTTCGAAGTTGCCGGCCGATTTTCCAGCCCCCATCGCAGTGGTTCAGCACGTGATGCCCGATTTCTGCGCAGGACTCGTCGCCTGGCTGAACGAGCAAACTCCACTGTCCGTCAAATTGGCTACAGACAACGATCTGCTTCGTGCGGGCAATATTTATCTGGCCCCGCCCGACATCCACATGGGGCTGAACTCCTTCCATCGAGTTCAATTGCGACAGGGCCCCCCACTTGAGTTTGTAAAGCCGTCGGGCACCTTGCTGTTGAATTCAATTGCGGAAAATTACCGCTCTCTGGGCATGGGCATCGTACTGACGGGTCTAGGGGTGGATGGAGCTTTGGGGCTCAAAGCCATGCGGGATGCAGGAGGCTACACGATTGCACAGGATGAAGCCTCGAGTGTCGCTTGCTGGATGCCGCGAGAAGCGGTACGCCTGGGGGCAGCCTCTTGCGTTGTGCCCGCGGACGAAATCGCCGATAAAATGATTGGATGGGTGAAACAAAAATGA